The Ciconia boyciana chromosome 2, ASM3463844v1, whole genome shotgun sequence genome has a segment encoding these proteins:
- the RNF138 gene encoding E3 ubiquitin-protein ligase RNF138 isoform X1: MAEGAAAAAAACFSEDDFYCPVCQEVFKTPVRTANCQHVFCRKCFLTAIRESGTHCPLCRGSVTKKERTYPKRALDVENSMKKASGGCRCCEKQVRFSWMRQHYKTCKKYQDEYGVSSIIPNLQISQDSTGNSSRSDAISDNGEMANNQILQGETSGHPTFKCPLCQEANFTRQRLLDHCNNRHLYQIVPVICPICVSLPWADTNQVTRNLVSHLNLRHRFDYGEFVNLQLDEEAQYQNAVQESCHVNF, from the exons ATGGCCGagggagccgccgccgcggcggcagcGTGCTTCAGCGAGGATGATTTTTACTGTCCCGTCTGCCAGGAGGTGTTCAAAACGCCTGTGAGGACTGCGAACTGCCAGCACGT GTTTTGCAGGAAGTGCTTCTTGACAGCTATCAGAGAAAGTGGAACACATTGTCCTCTCTGCCGGGGGAGCGtgactaaaaaagaaagaacatatcCCAAAAGGGCTCTAGATGTTGAAAACAGTATGAAGAAAGCTTCTGGGGGCTGTAGATGCTGTGAGAAGCAG GTTAGATTTTCGTGGATGAGACAGCATTATAAAACATGTAAGAAGTATCAGGATGAATATGGTGTTTCTTCTATTATTCCAAACTTACAGATTTCCCAAGATTCAACAGGGAACAG TAGCAGGAGTGATGCAATATCTGATAATGGCGAGATGGCTAATAATCAAATACTTCAAGGAGAAACAAG TGGACACCCGACCTTCAAATGCCCCCTGTGTCAGGAAGCCAATTTTACCAGACAACGCTTGCTGGATCACTGTAATAATAGACATCTTTATCAGATAGTTCCTGTA ATCTGTCCTATTTGTGTATCTCTTCCTTGGGCAGATACTAACCAGGTTACTAGAAATCTTGTTAGCCATCTAAATCTAAGACACCGGTTTGACTACGGAGAATTTGTG
- the RNF138 gene encoding E3 ubiquitin-protein ligase RNF138 isoform X3 has protein sequence MAEGAAAAAAACFSEDDFYCPVCQEVFKTPVRTANCQHVFCRKCFLTAIRESGTHCPLCRGSVTKKERTYPKRALDVENSMKKASGGCRCCEKQVRFSWMRQHYKTCKKYQDEYGVSSIIPNLQISQDSTGNSSRSDAISDNGEMANNQILQGETSGHPTFKCPLCQEANFTRQRLLDHCNNRHLYQIVPVICPICVSLPWADTNQVTRNLVSHLNLRHRFDYGEFVVNNAEQVFSHLH, from the exons ATGGCCGagggagccgccgccgcggcggcagcGTGCTTCAGCGAGGATGATTTTTACTGTCCCGTCTGCCAGGAGGTGTTCAAAACGCCTGTGAGGACTGCGAACTGCCAGCACGT GTTTTGCAGGAAGTGCTTCTTGACAGCTATCAGAGAAAGTGGAACACATTGTCCTCTCTGCCGGGGGAGCGtgactaaaaaagaaagaacatatcCCAAAAGGGCTCTAGATGTTGAAAACAGTATGAAGAAAGCTTCTGGGGGCTGTAGATGCTGTGAGAAGCAG GTTAGATTTTCGTGGATGAGACAGCATTATAAAACATGTAAGAAGTATCAGGATGAATATGGTGTTTCTTCTATTATTCCAAACTTACAGATTTCCCAAGATTCAACAGGGAACAG TAGCAGGAGTGATGCAATATCTGATAATGGCGAGATGGCTAATAATCAAATACTTCAAGGAGAAACAAG TGGACACCCGACCTTCAAATGCCCCCTGTGTCAGGAAGCCAATTTTACCAGACAACGCTTGCTGGATCACTGTAATAATAGACATCTTTATCAGATAGTTCCTGTA ATCTGTCCTATTTGTGTATCTCTTCCTTGGGCAGATACTAACCAGGTTACTAGAAATCTTGTTAGCCATCTAAATCTAAGACACCGGTTTGACTACGGAGAATTTGTG
- the RNF138 gene encoding E3 ubiquitin-protein ligase RNF138 isoform X2 yields the protein MAEGAAAAAAACFSEDDFYCPVCQEVFKTPVRTANCQHVFCRKCFLTAIRESGTHCPLCRGSVTKKERTYPKRALDVENSMKKASGGCRCCEKQVRFSWMRQHYKTCKKYQDEYGVSSIIPNLQISQDSTGNSRSDAISDNGEMANNQILQGETSGHPTFKCPLCQEANFTRQRLLDHCNNRHLYQIVPVICPICVSLPWADTNQVTRNLVSHLNLRHRFDYGEFVNLQLDEEAQYQNAVQESCHVNF from the exons ATGGCCGagggagccgccgccgcggcggcagcGTGCTTCAGCGAGGATGATTTTTACTGTCCCGTCTGCCAGGAGGTGTTCAAAACGCCTGTGAGGACTGCGAACTGCCAGCACGT GTTTTGCAGGAAGTGCTTCTTGACAGCTATCAGAGAAAGTGGAACACATTGTCCTCTCTGCCGGGGGAGCGtgactaaaaaagaaagaacatatcCCAAAAGGGCTCTAGATGTTGAAAACAGTATGAAGAAAGCTTCTGGGGGCTGTAGATGCTGTGAGAAGCAG GTTAGATTTTCGTGGATGAGACAGCATTATAAAACATGTAAGAAGTATCAGGATGAATATGGTGTTTCTTCTATTATTCCAAACTTACAGATTTCCCAAGATTCAACAGGGAACAG CAGGAGTGATGCAATATCTGATAATGGCGAGATGGCTAATAATCAAATACTTCAAGGAGAAACAAG TGGACACCCGACCTTCAAATGCCCCCTGTGTCAGGAAGCCAATTTTACCAGACAACGCTTGCTGGATCACTGTAATAATAGACATCTTTATCAGATAGTTCCTGTA ATCTGTCCTATTTGTGTATCTCTTCCTTGGGCAGATACTAACCAGGTTACTAGAAATCTTGTTAGCCATCTAAATCTAAGACACCGGTTTGACTACGGAGAATTTGTG